The Quercus robur chromosome 3, dhQueRobu3.1, whole genome shotgun sequence DNA segment GGAGCGAAATATAACAAGACAAGAGAGTAGTAAAATAGGTAAGATAGGAGGAAGGAACACCCACAATCATTTATCCCAGCAAGAGCCAACAATCTAGCAGCCATATCTCTGTCTTCAGCATCCTGTAGGGCCCTTGCATAGGCCTCATCGCTAGAGAAGACAGCAGGGTCGAATTCAATACCGgggttattttcttctccagcTAAGTCGTCGTTGGCATGAGCATGGACATCGAAAGCATCTTCATCATTGTCATCAGCTCCATCAATTCTCTCATCGTCAGTCTCATCATGTGGATCATTAAAATCTTCATCCTCATCGTCCtcgtcgtcatcatcatcaaggACATAGCTTCCAGCCTCCCAACTTCCATAATCACTACCTTCATTGTTGATTCGGAGCATCATGTATGCCCTTTCCTACTCCACAAACCAATCAAGGCCAAttcaaccacaaccacaacagaACAGTTTACTCTACTCTCCTAGCAGTCATTTATTGTACAAGAAGTTGGGTCCAAAATTCAAATAGCATCAGAAATAACATTTATatgtataagaaaaaaaaaaaaaaaaaacccaattgagagagagacctgTTCCTGAAGGGTACGAGCAAGAGCGAGGTCAGCATCGACCTGACTGAGATTAGTAAAGGGagttcttgttgttgttgttgttgatgatgaggGTTGACGAGGCGACTGAGGGGGTTGGTCCACGTCGGatccatttctttcttcttcttgttgttcCTCAACAAGATTGATAGAAGAATTAGGGTtgtgttcttgttcttgttcttgttcctTTTCTGGTTGGGTATTATTTAATTTGTCTAGGGAATCCTTATTCTccatagatagatagatagaaaGCAAATACACACAgagagaattcaaaaaaaaaaaaaaaatcaaacaggAATTGGAATTTGGAGGAGAGATCTAAATAACGAAAAGGAGTGAGTgatactcttttcttttcttttggaatGGAGGGAATATTAAGGTATTATTCAAGAATCTATCTGTCTGAGGAGGCGCCGATAGAAAGAGAGACaaagacaaaaggaaaaagaaaggaatttttttctaaataacaataaatattaaaaaatttagttagttgtctcgtttcaaaacaatgttgaaaactagcatcttgagtgtctaaaacttgagttccatgataaaactcgagtttttaaatcTCGATTTGTAAGAGGATGGGATTAAAGTTAGAAAAAATTGACgtgaaaatcaagttttaaagactcgaattacataaattgcaaaaaaacgccgctatagggcttagAAACGTCATtataaggcttaaaaacgccactatagggtccCCTAAACCTggtaattcaaaaaaaaaatttggcaggaaaacgctgctatagggctttaaaacgttactgtaaggcttaaaaatgccactataggtaaaaatttttttgcatgaaactcaagtcttaaagactcgagatctacgTGACATTTTCACACTTGCAAAGCGAGTCTTtcagactcgagttctaatatgaatctcaagtttctaaaactcgagatactactttcctttattatttcaaacgttgcctaactaactatatacaaCCCCTTTATACAGCTATTCTGCACATTAcctcaaaaagaaagagagagcgtaatatcaatttttaatttatttttgagaaacgtAATATCAATTTGTTTTACTCTCTTATGtgatataactttttttttcttttttttttctttttttggaaaagaattGGAAAATAACTCTAGCtccaaataattttgttaattttgttaatcaataacgtttccaaactatttaaAAAACCAACATTTCGAGTATAATAGAAACCACGTGGTTTTCGGTGGTCCCTATTTCACACACTTTTCACACCCAGCTCCTTTTGAACTCTTGTGGTCCCTATTTCACTTGTACTCTGACACTCTTCACTCTTGTATTCTCaccctcactctcactctctcacaaCTCATAATCTCACTCTCTCATAGAATCCACATTTTAGGTAAGAGTTTTATATATTTGCACTTTAGAACTTCTAgccatttcatttatttattgagtGAGGTTTTTAAGATATTATTCTAAATattgtgtatatttatttagttGTTAGTGTAAGTTAAATATTTGCTAGGTtcttataaaaagtaaaaaattatttaagatatttagtattgttaggtttttatcaTGGGTATGTAATGGATCCTAAGTCTTTTTTatggtttggtttgatatttttgtaatgggtatgatatttttgtttatcaAAACTTATattagatttaatgaaaattttaaatgagtatGAAATGGATAAtgagtgtgtttgtatgtgatgtGGGGTGAACATATGTGATGCTAAATCAAAAAATTAGCTCTTCGTCCATATTGGTCGTCCATAACCAAAAACGTCCAAAATAACCTCCAGAAAGGAGAGAAGAAATATGcacaacaaatataaaaatgtgGACTTACGAGCAGGACGTCGATCGTCAAGCAAAGATCTAGTCATCCAAAGAAGGTACGGTCGTCCATACCATATTCAAGTATGAACGACCAACAAACACTTAGTAAATTTCTGTGTGTTTTCTACAATCTCAAATGGTTAGACCATTAACACACATCTTGGAACGTGGGGTGAATTCCCTGAAGTTCACTCTAATCTCCCTACTAAATCCATACATCTCCCATGATGGTAGTGGCACCCAACAAGTAGACCCACTTTgaactctctataaaaggatTGAGCCTCATCCAACCAAGGTACGTTTTTACTATTCATTCACTCACTATCCTCGTGTTCTAAAGAGAAAGTTGACTTAACCGTTGAAGGGTCCCTGGCTAGTTCACCTCGGTCACCTTCGATAGTTACTTTCTTCCTTCTCAAGTCACCTAACCGTCAATAAAGTCCTAAGCATTTAGCCTACTAATTTCCTTGCATCATTAATTGGCATCATCTGTGAGAAGTTTCTTAGTGTTAACCACTTTGTTTTCTAAGACAAAAGGCTACATGGTTCTGACTAGTTCAATGGCCATGAGTCCAGAGCACCAAGAGAATGGAAACGCTTCCAGTTATCCCAACCGTGCACCACCACTAGCATCTGCTCCATTACCAGCATCTGTCTAGCAACAGTTGTAGTCAATGGCGGCTGCCATGGCAGACTTAACACACCAAAACCAAGATTAACTCAAGAAGTTAACAAACACAAGCAACGTCGTCAGCGTCATATTGAAGGCCTTGGGTAGAACTCAGAGGCTAGAGAAGCAGAGAATAATGCTGAAGGTAGAGATCAGTCAAGAGGCATTGTCACATCTAGGGTGCCACATTTGGAGAAGGAGATGGATCAAATGAAGAAGGCTATGGAAGAGATGAGGGACTCCATGAAAAGGACGAACCATGTGGATGATCTTGTCCACATAACTGACTCTCCCTTCACCGCGTCCATCACCAATCACCCTTTGCCATCCAAGTTCAAAATGCCTACCTTGGACTCATATGATGGAATGTGGGATCCATGTGATCACATTGCCACATTCAAGACAATTATGCATCTCCAAGGAGTTCTAGACGAGATAATGTGCAGAGCTTTTCCTACCACACTTAAAGGCCCAACCTGGGTATGGTTCAGTAAAATATCACCAAATAAAATAACTTCCTTCCAAGAATTAAGTAAGTTGTTCGTCAACAACTTCGTCAAAGGTCAAATGCATAAATGCTCTTCGTCTAGTTTGCTGAACATAGAGCAAGGGGAGAATGAGAGTCTACGATCTTTCATTAGTCGTTTTAACAGAGAAGCCTTGTTGGTAGATGAGATGGACGACAAAATCTTGTTGGCAACCTTCCATAATGGAGTCATTTCAGATCTGTTCATTCATAAGTTGTATGATCAAGAGCCATAGACAATGGCCGAGTTGATTCATTCAGCCTAAAGTTTCATGAATGCAAAAGACGCGATCATTGCTAAGCAGAAGAAAAAGGCTGAACGAGCAAATGCTGAGTATGCACATCATCCAAAGTAGggccctcgtccaaagaaggccAAGATGggagaaaagagagatagagatggcAAGAAAGCAGGATCGTCCTCAGGACGGTACTCGAGCTATATGCCCTTGAAAGCTCCGCTTGACCAAGTGCTGATGCAGATCAAGGGTGACCCATCCTTGAAGTGGCTAGAGAAGATGAAGGGGGATCCTAGTAAACAAAATAAGAGCAAGTACTGTCATTTTCATCGAGATCATGGACACGACACGAACTAGTGTTACGACTTAAAACAGCAAATTGAAGTTCTTATCAAGTAGGGAAAGTTGAAGAATTTCCTTGGATGAGATCACAAGGATGAAAGGCTATCATTAAAGGGTAAAGTAGAAGAACCAGTGCGTCAACCACTTAAAGAAATAATGGTTATTGTGGTAGGAACATCAACTTGAAGTTCATCCAAAGCCAAAAAGACTTATTTACAAGTGGTTCAAAATGTTCAACTCACTAGCCACTCGCCAAGGACGTCCAAGGCAAATGAGCCAGCTATCACTTTCATAGATGAAGATGCGAGGAGATTACATCATCCTCTTGACGATGCGATCGTTATTACTTTGACGATTGCAAACAAGAAGAGTGTTAGTAGATAATGGGAGTTCTATAGATATCCTCTACTATCCGACCTTTCAACAGATGAGGATTAGTAAGAAATTACTTTAGCTAGTGAATGTGCCTCGGATTAGGTTTGGAGGAATGAAGGTTCTACCAGTGGGCACCATTTCCCTACCAGTCGTGGTCGGTTCTTACCCATGACAGATTAATAAGGAAGTGAACTTCCTCATTGTAGATTACTCATCCTCATACAATGCCATCATAGGACGACCAACTTTGAACAGTTGAAGAGTTGCAACATTTACTTATCACTTTTTCGTTAAATTCCCAACGAAATATGGCATAGGAGAAGTACAAAGAGACTAGTTGGCAGCTAGAGAATGTTACTTGGCTATGTTAGCAATGGACGAGCAGATGCAAACGatgaatattgaagaaagaaaaatagttgCCAAGCCAATTGAATTATTGGAAGAGATTCCCTTGGAAGAATCTAACCCAGATAAGTTTACTAGAATCGAAACAAGCATGGGGGAGAAGACGAAGCAAGATCTTGTCCAATTCCTTAAAAAAAGTAAGGATGTGTTTGCTTGGAACCATGAAGACATGTCTGGGATTGACCCAAGTGTGATTACTCACCATTATATATGTGTCCTCGTCCTACAAGCCCATCCGTTAAAAGAGAAGAGTGTTCGCCCTAGAACGAGACAATGCCATCAAAGAAGAAGTCCAGAAGTTGGTAACAGCAGAGTTCGTCCATGAAGTCTACTACCCTGATTGGCTAGCAAATGTAGTGATGGTAAAAAAAGCTAATAACAAATGGAGTATGTGCGTGGACtcaaagatttgaacaaagcatgccccaaggatagttatccCCTTCCACGCGTTGACTTAGCTAGTAGATTCAATAGCTAGGtaccaattgctaagcttcatggatgtaTTCTCAGGGTATAACCAGATCAAAATGGACAAGGCAGACCAAGAGAAAACATCATTCATTACAAGCCAAGGTTTGTTttgctacaaagtaatgccttttggtttgaaaaatgcaggggcTACTTATCAAAGGCTGGTTGATCATATGTTTCGTCCACAAATTAGCTGAAACATTAAAGTATATGTGGACAACATGCTAGTTAAAAGCGCAAAGGAGACACAGCACCTGGACAACCTCCAGGAGACTTTTAACATGCTTAAACGATATAACATGAAGCTGAACCAAAGCAAATGCGCCTTCGAAGTTTCATCAGGAAAGTTCCTTGGTTTCATGGTCTCACAAAGGGGAATTGAAGCAAACCCTGATAAGATTCGAGCAATACTAAGCATGGAGCCACCAAAGAATGTCAAAGAAAAGCAAAGTCTTAATGGACAAGTAGCAGCTCTTAACAGATTTGTCTCAAAGGCTACTGACAAGTGTTTACCATTCTTTAAGGTGTTAAGGTAAGCATTCGAATGGACGAGTGTCAGCAAGCGTTCGAAGAACTCAAGACGTATCTCACAACAACTCCTTTGTTGAGCCTGTCCAAGCCAGGTGAGGAACTATACCTCTATTTAGCAGTTTCTCCTTATGCAGTGAACTCAGCCTTAgtcaaagaagaaggaaaggcACAGAAGCTCGTCTACTACACCAGCAAGGCGTTAAGAGGAGTTGAAGGACGATAGGCCCTATAGAGAAGTTGGCCTTTTTGTTGGTGATAGCAGTAAGGAAGCTTAAATCTTACTTCTAAGCTCATATCATCAACGTCCTGACAGATCATCCATTCAAGAAGGCCATGGACAAGCTAGAAGCAATTGGACGACTAATCCAGTGGGTAGTTGAAATTAGTGAGTTTGACGTAAGGTATCGACCAAAAGAAGcaataaaaacccaagcacttGCAGATTTCATTGCAAAGTTCACTCTAGCCCATGACTAGTAGCCTAGAGACTAGGGGGCTAAAGAATGAATCGTCTATGTGGATGGTTCATCCACTCAACATGTAGGAGGAGTTGGAGAAATGTTTCAATCACCCGAAGGAGATCGTCTAGAGTATGCCGCTCATCTACAGTTCTCGACGACAAACAATGAAGTTGAGTATGAAGCTCTTATTAAGGGCCTAGATTTGGCTAAGGCATTAGGAGCCAAATCAATGGTCGTTCAAGGAGATTCACAACTGACCATAGGTCAGGTGAATGGAATGTGTGAAGCCAAGGAAGAACGATTAAAGATATTTGAGCAAAGTCAAGCATTGCATCAAAGGCTTCACAACGACAAAGTTCCATCAAATTCCAAGGGAAGAAAACACGGAAGCAGATAGTCTAGCTAAAATAGCCATTGCAGACGAATTGGTTGATGAACAGATTAAAGTCCAATACATCCCAAGTATAGATGTTCTCGAGGTGCATTAGATAGATAGAGAAGCTAACTAGACTATGCCAATCATGTCCTATCTCAAAGATGGACTCCTCcttgaagataaagaagaagcaaGGAAGCTAAGGGTTAGAGCAGCGAAATTCGTCCTCATGGATGAGGTATTGTATAAAAGGGGTTTTCTCAGCCTTACCTAAGATGCTTGACTCTAGACGAGTCTCACTACATCATAAGAGACCTACATGAAGGAGCATGTGGAAATCATTCAGGAGCAAGGTCCCTTGTCCACAAGATAGTTTGCACAGGTTACTATTAGCCATCAATGCAAGTAGATGCCAAGGCTTGTGACAAATGTCTACACTTTAGTAACATACCTAGACCACCAATGGAGTATCTAACACCGATGACAGCCCCTTAGCCCTTTGCCTAATGGGGACTTGACATCCTTGGTCATTTTTCAATGGGAACCAGGCAAATGAAATTCTTAGTGGTGGGAattgattatttcactaaatgggtggaagcaaAGCCTTAGCAAAGATCATTGAACAAAACGTCTGAAGCTTTGTTTGGAAGAACATCATTTGCCGCTTTGGAATTCCTAGGGTGTTCGTCTCAGACAATGGATGACAGTTCAACAACACACCTTTCAGAGAATTTTGTGAACAACTTAGAATTAGGAATCACTACTCCCAGGGACGAAACCATGTTGAGGTTGAGGGGGGCTgtggtccccccccccccaattttttaaaaaaatattaaatagtaggtatatatttaagatttttgaaaataagcccaagaaaaattatatttgcctCCCTTGACTTCGAATCCTAGGTCTGTCCCTAACTACTCCTCACCTTCCCATCCCCAGGCAAACGAGCAGGCAAAAGTTGTAAACCAATCATTGCTTAAAATAATCAAGACTTAGCTTGAGGGGGCATAGGTGATATGGCCTGCTGAGCTACCTAGAGTCCTTTAGGCATACATGACAACAGTAAGGGCTCCCATAGGAGAAACTACTTTCAAGTTAGTATATGGAAACGATACAGTGATACTCGCAGAGGTTGAACTAATAAGCTTTAGGGTGGCCCACTGTTGCGACTTAAATAATGCTCCCAAGTGCAAGATTGTCGCGAAATAATAACTCAATAAATTCGAGGTCAAATCCACTGGGAAAagggaattgattagcaaaccacaagagaataaaactaaaataataaagtttaattgaagagatttttgatggtttagtaaagttaatttaaattgagagaaaataacaatatattaaggtgctaaggtttagggatccacatacaacacatctattggtagtcttaacaatatttatttgataactcaactaaaattcatacaAAGGATGATCTTAGTcggatgatttaacaataaaaacttaagaattaattgtctaaggtagtttcttgaaattgattgattttaggcaaaacaaaactagtgaattagttcatagggaatactaagcatttaacgTGTTTGGAGTCTATGATAAATGAAAGAATTATACAGAACTAAATGCTTTACTAGATGagtaaatcaataaaaaaaacataataacataagcattaaaaccaacaaataattgttaagaacatatcaATAAACGGTTAGGTTTCACCTTTTGCCTTAGCAAAGCTTCTAGCAagccataacacaaataaaactctaaaaactgtAAAGAAACTCTTAAGGATTGGGATACTTCTTTAAAATCCATGACTTTAACATATTCAAGTGTGGCATAAAATTGATGAATTCTTAGCATTCGACCAAATGAAAGAATAATGAGACTAAGTAACAACAAAGTTACGTGCTTCCAAATGAAAAAGgagatcaaaagaaaataacccTCTAAAAAAATGAATGGCTCAAGAACTCACTTGGGTTATAGTTTCtacatttcattttcaaaattttcaaagtcaTCTCTATCTCTCAACCAAGAAACATGTTCATGTGGCTAAAGTGCATGTGCATAATAGTTGAGCATGAAAATAGTGGAATTCTTTAGATAGAAGTAGCATAAATAACTTTGACTTAAAATTCTTGCTAAAGCaacacttcttcttttttttttttctttttttttttttttggttgaaagttggacttaaaaaaaaaaaaacaaacaaaaatcactaaaaacaacccccaaaaaaaaaattaacataaaataaaccaaTGCAAATCATCTCAAGTTCCTCCCCCCAACCTAAAACTTACATTGTCCTCAATGATAACAAGGAAAAACAATAAAGAGTAAAGATTACAGAGAGTACCTTGAAGAGATGaacaaaaatgaacaaaaaaaactttaacaCCTGCAAAAGGGGttacaaaacaaaagaataaaagtaataaaaagaaaaaagaaaaaaaaaatctaaactatGACACAAACACGAATGCTAATTGCTTGGCAAGTCTTGATAAATGGGATCCTCCAAATTAATGGATTCCTCCTCTTGTGAAAAATTCTCAAGAAGTGGCTTAAGACATTGTCCATTCACCTTAAATATGTTACCATTCTTaggattttcaatttctatgGCACCATGGGGGAAAACATTTTTAACAATGAAAGGTCTAGTCCATCTAAATCTCAATTTTTCAGGGAACAAATGTAACCTAGAATTATACAAAAGAACTTTTTGAGATGGTTCAAAAgatttccttaaaatttttttgtcatgAAAAACCTACATTCTTTCTTTAGAAATCTTAAAATTCTCATATGCATCACGCCGAATTTCTTCCAACTAATTCAATTGCAATTTTCTCAATGAACTAGCCTTGTCTAAGTTAAAGTTAAACATCTTTATTGCCCAATATGATTTATGTTCTAATTCCACAGGCAAGTGACAAGCTTTACCATAAACAATTCTATAGGAAGACATACCAAGAACATTTTTATAGGCAATGCGGTACACCCAAAGTGCATCATTCAACCTCAAAGACCAATCTTTACGATTTGGGTTAACTGtcttttccaaaatttgttTAATCTCCCTTAAGCTCAACTTGTCCACTTGTTTGTGGGTGATATGGGGTGGCAACCTTGTGTGTTTTGcaatattttctcattaatgccTCAAAAGGTCGGTTACAAAAGTGCAAGCCCCCATCACTAATAATTGCCCTAGGGATGCCATACCTTGacaaaacattttcctttaagaatttcaaaacaatattgtGATCATTCTTTTTGCAAGGAATAGCCTCAACCCattttgaaacataatctacAGCCACTAGAATGTAAAGATATCCAAAAGAAGGAGGAAACAGACCCATGAAATCTATGCCccaacaatcaaaatttttttaaaggcatCATGGGTTTAAAGGCATCATATTTCTACGAGTTATTCCTCCCAACTTTTGACAAAACTCACAAGATTTGCAAAAATGATGGCCTTGCATCCTTCTTTGAAAGAAGATATTTTAAAGCTGCATGCTCAGTGAAAACAACAAGAAGAGAGCCAAGAATATATGAACAGAATTTATCTAAGGCAAATACCATAGCAAGTAACTCTTTTTCAGTTGTAGAATAATTCATTTGAGCTTCATTCAAAGTCTTACTTGCATAATAAAATACATGagattttttatcatttctttgcCCTAAAACAACTCCAATCGTATAATCACTTGCATCACACATAATTTCGAAAGGTAAAGTCCAATTTGGTGGTTGCATGATAGGTGCAGTGGTAAGCATGCCTTTTAGCTTATCAAAAGTTTCTTGGCAAGCTTGGGTCAATTCAAAGGGAGTGTCATTTGTTAGGAGGTTACATGTAGGTCTAGATATGAAACTAAAGTCTTTTATGAACCTCCTATAAAATCCAGCATGTCCTAGGAATGATCTCACATCTTTAATAGTCTTAGGTGTAGGCAAATTAGCAATCAACTCAATTTTTGCTTTATCCACCTCTATGCCTTTTGAAGAAACAATGTAGCCAATACAATCCTTTTGTGATCATGAAATGATACTTTTCCCAATTTAATAGTAAATTATTTTCCTCACACCTAGTTAAGACTTTTTGCAAATTAGAAAGGCATTCATCAAAAGAGTCACcaaacacagaaaaatcatCCATGAAAACCTCTAAATAATGCTCTACCATGTCACTAAAAATAGTTAGCATGCATCTTTGAAAAGTGGCAGGTACATTACATAAACCAAATGGCATCCTCCTAAATGCAAAAGTACCAAAAGGACAAGTACATATGGTTTTCTCTTGATCTTCAAGTGcaatttcaatttgatagtacCCAGAATACCCATCTAAAAACCAATAGTACTCATGACCAACCACTCTCTCTAAAACTTGATCCAAGAAAGGTAAAGGGAAGTGATCTTTCCTAGGGATTGCATTCAATTTTCTATAATCAATACACATGTGCCATCCTGTGGTGACATGAGTTGGAATTAACTCattattctcattttttatcACAGTTATTCCAAATTTCTTAAGCACCACTTGAGTAGGACTTACCCATTTACTATCTACGATGGGGTATATGATACCCACATCTAACAATTTAAGCACTTCGGTCCTAACTATCTCTTTCATTGTAGGATTCAACCTAAGTTGCATCTCCTTAGATGGTTTAGCATTGTCCTCTAAATAAATCTTGTGAGTACAAACCAATGAGCTAATTCCTTTAATGTTAGCTATGTTCCATCCTATGGCACTCTTatgttttctcaaaacatttaatgACTTACCTTCTTACAAAGAGTCAAGTTTAGAAGATATTACCATAGGAAAAATCTCATCGGTTCCTAGAAAAGCATACTTG contains these protein-coding regions:
- the LOC126717972 gene encoding E3 ubiquitin ligase BIG BROTHER-related, with amino-acid sequence MENKDSLDKLNNTQPEKEQEQEQEHNPNSSINLVEEQQEEERNGSDVDQPPQSPRQPSSSTTTTTRTPFTNLSQVDADLALARTLQEQERAYMMLRINNEGSDYGSWEAGSYVLDDDDDEDDEDEDFNDPHDETDDERIDGADDNDEDAFDVHAHANDDLAGEENNPGIEFDPAVFSSDEAYARALQDAEDRDMAARLLALAGINDLEADEDEDIEDHGANSQDAWEELDPDELSYEELLALGDVVGTESRGLSADIIASLPSINYKSGSSQNGSSNDSCVICRLDYEDGETLTALSCKHSYHPECINNWLNINKVCPVCSAEVSVCGNS